The Raphanus sativus cultivar WK10039 chromosome 2, ASM80110v3, whole genome shotgun sequence genome includes a region encoding these proteins:
- the LOC108841529 gene encoding stigma-specific STIG1-like protein 1 yields the protein MALMKLLVTIAITTAITITLITTRTTTTVEYTSSDAPGTQTIRPSRFLAQKEVGERNPNAVDHCNKDPKICSLYGGGGSNSTTVTCCNNKCIDVGSDDKNCGACKNKCKFSQTCCRGQCVYLSYDKRHCGQCNHPCKMNEFCVYGLCNYA from the coding sequence ATGGCCCTTATGAAGCTACTCGTGACCATCGCAATAACAACCGCAATCACAATCACACTCATCACCACAAGAACCACCACCACCGTGGAATATACGAGCTCTGATGCACCGGGTACGCAGACTATAAGGCCGAGCAGGTTCTTGGCTCAGAAGGAGGTAGGCGAGCGAAACCCCAACGCGGTGGACCATTGCAACAAGGATCCTAAGATATGTAGCCTCTACGGAGGCGGAGGAAGCAACTCGACAACAGTGACATGCTGCAACAACAAATGCATAGACGTGGGCAGTGACGACAAGAACTGTGGGGCGTGTAAGAACAAGTGCAAGTTCTCACAGACGTGTTGTCGCGGTCAATGCGTTTACTTGTCTTACGACAAACGCCATTGTGGACAATGTAACCATCCGTGTAAGATGAACGAGTTCTGCGTCTACGGTCTCTGTAACTACGCGTGA